A region from the Salvelinus fontinalis isolate EN_2023a chromosome 23, ASM2944872v1, whole genome shotgun sequence genome encodes:
- the LOC129820894 gene encoding secreted frizzled-related protein 3-like isoform X1 has protein sequence MIMFSHELFVSFFAVTCLFRIPRASSAACEPIRIPLCKSMPWNMTKMPNHLHHSTQANAVLAIEQFEGLLGTQCSTDLLFFLCAMYAPICTIDFQHDPIKPCKSVCERAKCGCEPVMKRYNHTWPESLACEDLPVYDRGVCISPEAIVKADGPDNPSYQDPSKCSPESTPDFPSDSHNVNCKGANNDRCKCKSVKLGLKTYLKNNYNYVIRARVKEIKSRNHDLSAIVEVKDILKSSFVNIPRDMVTLHYNSGCPCPPLTANDEYIIMGYENEERSRLLLIEGSIAQKWKDRMGRKVRRWDQVLRDQSRGNSGGSNMRRSRH, from the exons ATGATCATGTTTTCCCACGAGTTATTCGTCTCCTTCTTCGCGGTTACCTGTCTGTTTCGGATACCCAGAGCGTCTTCGGCGGCATGTGAGCCCATTCGGATCCCTCTGTGCAAGTCCATGCCCTGGAACATGACGAAAATGCCCAACCACCTCCACCACAGCACCCAGGCGAACGCAGTCCTGGCCATTGAGCAGTTTGAAGGGCTTCTTGGCACCCAGTGTAGTACAGATTTACTGTTCTTTCTGTGCGCCATGTACGCCCCAATATGCACGATTGACTTCCAACACGACCCTATCAAGCCCTGCAAGTCGGTGTGTGAGCGTGCGAAATGCGGCTGTGAACCGGTGATGAAACGGTATAATCACACCTGGCCAGAGAGCTTGGCCTGCGAGGATCTGCCAGTCTACGACCGGGGGGTCTGTATCTCACCTGAGGCCATTGTAAAAGCAGACGGACCAG ACAACCCTTCCTATCAGGACCCCTCAAAATGCTCACCTG AATCAACTCCTGACTTTCCAAGTGATTCTCACAATGTCAACTGTAAAGGAGCCAACAATG ATCGTTGCAAGTGCAAGTCAGTTAAACTGGGTCTCAAGACCTACCTAAAAAATAATTACAACTATG TGATTCGTGCAAGGGTGAAGGAGATTAAAAGCAGGAATCATGACTTGAGTGCAATCGTGGAGGTCAAAGACATCCTGAAGTCTTCCTTTGTAAACATCCCTCGTGATATGGTCACACTGCACTACAACTCTGGCTgtccctgtcctcctctcaccGCCAACGACGAGTATATCATCATGGGTTATGAGAATGAGGAGAGGTCCAG GCTTCTGCTCATCGAAGGCTCCATTGCACAGAAGTGGAAGGACCGTATGGGGAGGAAGGTGAGGCGTTGGGATCAGGTACTGAGGGACCAGAGCCGGGGGAACTCTGGCGGAAGCAATATGCGGAGGAGCCGCCACTGA
- the LOC129820894 gene encoding secreted frizzled-related protein 3-like isoform X2 — MIMFSHELFVSFFAVTCLFRIPRASSAACEPIRIPLCKSMPWNMTKMPNHLHHSTQANAVLAIEQFEGLLGTQCSTDLLFFLCAMYAPICTIDFQHDPIKPCKSVCERAKCGCEPVMKRYNHTWPESLACEDLPVYDRGVCISPEAIVKADGPVIRARVKEIKSRNHDLSAIVEVKDILKSSFVNIPRDMVTLHYNSGCPCPPLTANDEYIIMGYENEERSRLLLIEGSIAQKWKDRMGRKVRRWDQVLRDQSRGNSGGSNMRRSRH, encoded by the exons ATGATCATGTTTTCCCACGAGTTATTCGTCTCCTTCTTCGCGGTTACCTGTCTGTTTCGGATACCCAGAGCGTCTTCGGCGGCATGTGAGCCCATTCGGATCCCTCTGTGCAAGTCCATGCCCTGGAACATGACGAAAATGCCCAACCACCTCCACCACAGCACCCAGGCGAACGCAGTCCTGGCCATTGAGCAGTTTGAAGGGCTTCTTGGCACCCAGTGTAGTACAGATTTACTGTTCTTTCTGTGCGCCATGTACGCCCCAATATGCACGATTGACTTCCAACACGACCCTATCAAGCCCTGCAAGTCGGTGTGTGAGCGTGCGAAATGCGGCTGTGAACCGGTGATGAAACGGTATAATCACACCTGGCCAGAGAGCTTGGCCTGCGAGGATCTGCCAGTCTACGACCGGGGGGTCTGTATCTCACCTGAGGCCATTGTAAAAGCAGACGGACCAG TGATTCGTGCAAGGGTGAAGGAGATTAAAAGCAGGAATCATGACTTGAGTGCAATCGTGGAGGTCAAAGACATCCTGAAGTCTTCCTTTGTAAACATCCCTCGTGATATGGTCACACTGCACTACAACTCTGGCTgtccctgtcctcctctcaccGCCAACGACGAGTATATCATCATGGGTTATGAGAATGAGGAGAGGTCCAG GCTTCTGCTCATCGAAGGCTCCATTGCACAGAAGTGGAAGGACCGTATGGGGAGGAAGGTGAGGCGTTGGGATCAGGTACTGAGGGACCAGAGCCGGGGGAACTCTGGCGGAAGCAATATGCGGAGGAGCCGCCACTGA